The Pan paniscus chromosome 15, NHGRI_mPanPan1-v2.0_pri, whole genome shotgun sequence genome includes a window with the following:
- the LOC100986095 gene encoding basic proline-rich protein-like has protein sequence MALSVAQLRPGDAAGDALPPSTGRGGARAPRRRPDARGLPSGRRPGPAAAPPPPGAALPPAPGPRGRRRLPPRSPPPAPVPVRPAHPHPVRPGRPGRRGGAGTTARAARSEAPPPPPPQSLRCRRAARQETGGFGAGRGGPGTSWRLGRRRRETGPLKGQPPARLCLRAPAHALRYPLLAAGRLGIPGFLPETASPTWAEGGRSGAGGSAESPAFSSPALPCPEGLLCPSAVPVPSKQSISEVLAIF, from the exons ATGGCGTTAAGTGTGGCCCAGCTCCGGCCCGGGGACGCCGCCGGAGACGCGCTGCCTCCGTCCACCGGCCGAGGAGGCG CAAGAGCCCCGCGGCGGCGACCGGATGCCCGAGGCCTACCCAGCGGGCGGCGTCCGGGCCCCGCGGCCGCGCCCCCCCCGCCCGGCGCGGCCCTCCCGCCTGCCCCAGGACCCCGCGGCCGGCGCCGCCTCCCCCCGCGCTCCCCGCCGCCGGCGCCCGTCCCGGTGCGGCCTGCTCACCCTCACCCTGTGCGGCCCGGGAGACCGGGAAGACGCGGCGGCGCCGGCACTACAGCCCGGGCCGCCCGCTCCgaggcgccgccgccgccgccgccgcagtcGCTCAGGTGCCGTCGCGCCGCTCGGCAGGAAACGGGCGGCttcggggcggggcggggcggcccCGGCACGTCCTGGCGTCTGGGCCGGCGGCGCCGGGAGACCGGCCCCTTAAAGGGACAGCCGCCGGCCCGCCTCTGCCTCCGCGCGCCTGCCCACGCGCTCCGGTACCCGCTGCTCGCGGCTGGCCGGCTCGGGATTCCGGGCTTTCTTCCCGAGACCGCGTCCCCCACCTGGGCCGAAGGTGGACGCTCAGGGGCTGGAGGCTCAGCGGAATCCCCTGCGTTCAGTAGCCCCGCTCTCCCCTGTCCCGAAG